The Bacillus sp. FJAT-27916 genomic interval GGCAGGGTTGTAGCCATTCTCTATAGCCCGCTTCATCCCCCTGCGAATCTTGCTGTTTTGCAGCTTGCGCTGATATTCCTCAACAATGCTGATGATCTGCAGGAGCATGGCATCTGTTTCAGACACTTCAAGCTCACCGTTATGTGTCACGGTATATAGCTTAATGCCCTCCTTATAGATGCAGTGCATCAAGGCAATCTTCGCGTTCCCCCGGCCTAGCCGTGTTTCATCCTGAATAAGAAGCCCTTCTATTTCTTTATTGCGCATTTGCTCGAGCAGGACCAGGATTCCCTCCCTCTCCAAGTCATAGCCGCTCGCCTGCTCCTTTTCAATCGTGACGACCTCAAAGCCTTTCATTGCGGCAAGCTGGGTTAATTCCTGCTCCTGTCTATCAAGAGAGGTCTCCTGTGTGCTCTTTTCTGTACTGACCCTGCAGTAAATTCCAACCTTCATTTCTCTCACCATTCTCTATAATTTCTTCCTGAGATATGCATGGAAGGCCGGAACGAATGCCCCGGCCTTCACTAGTTTCATTATAGCGTTTATTCTTTATTTGAGTCTGCCAAATGCAGGATATCCGCATTCTTTTCAATCGGAAGGATAATCGTTTGGCCTTCTTTAATGTGGGTAGTTTGAAGTTCATTAGCCTCTCGAACCCATTTGACAAATTCCGTCGTAGACATATTCGCATCCTCGTACTGCTCTGCCATAGCCCATAACGTATCTCCGCTCTCAACCGTCACTTTCACATATTGATCATCGCTCTTTTCAAAATTCGTGACAGTCGCCAATAAAATTAAAAGAAAAAGTCCAACCGTAAAAATGATGGTATATGAGTAAGAAGACCAAACGTGTTTCATATGTAAAAATCCCTCCACAAAATAAGAATATATGTTCGCTTTTCGTAAATTCAGTATAAACCGAACAAATGTTTCGTGTCAACAAGAAAAATCGAACTTATGTTTGTACTAGTGTTCCCCTCATGATATAATAACGACAAAGATCAGATAAAGAGGTGCGGGAGATGACAACAAAACTATCAAAGCGACAGCAAGATATTTTACTATACATTAAAGAAGAAGTTCGGACGAAGGGGTATCCGCCTTCCGTAAGGGAGATTGGGGAAGCAGTCGGACTTGCCTCAAGCTCAACCGTTCACGGACACTTAGCTCGGCTGGAAAGCAAGGGACTCATTCGACGTGACCCAACGAAACCGCGTGCCATTGAGATTCTTGATATGGATCCGCATGATCATATTCCAAAAGCAAACTCCGTTAGTGTTCCTCTTATTGGTAAGGTTACAGCAGGACAGCCTATCACCGCGATCGAGAACATTGAGGAGTACTTCCCACTACCTGAGCATATGGCACCGGCAGATGAGAACGTGTTCATGCTTGAAATCATGGGAGACAGTATGATTGAAGCCGGCATCCTTGACGGTGACTATGTGATCGTCCGCCAGCAGCATACGGCCAACAACGGCGAGATTGTCGTCGCTATGACCGAGGATGACGAGGCAACCGTTAAACGTTTCTTCAAGGAAGAGAATCATTTCCGCTTACAGCCGGAGAACTCTATGCTAGACCCCATTATCCTTCAAAATGTCAGCATTTTAGGAAAAGTCATCGGCCTATACAGAAATATTCACTAATCAAGAGCCAGCCTATTAAACGGCTGG includes:
- the yneA gene encoding cell division suppressor protein YneA: MKHVWSSYSYTIIFTVGLFLLILLATVTNFEKSDDQYVKVTVESGDTLWAMAEQYEDANMSTTEFVKWVREANELQTTHIKEGQTIILPIEKNADILHLADSNKE
- the lexA gene encoding transcriptional repressor LexA, coding for MTTKLSKRQQDILLYIKEEVRTKGYPPSVREIGEAVGLASSSTVHGHLARLESKGLIRRDPTKPRAIEILDMDPHDHIPKANSVSVPLIGKVTAGQPITAIENIEEYFPLPEHMAPADENVFMLEIMGDSMIEAGILDGDYVIVRQQHTANNGEIVVAMTEDDEATVKRFFKEENHFRLQPENSMLDPIILQNVSILGKVIGLYRNIH
- a CDS encoding YneB family resolvase-like protein — its product is MKVGIYCRVSTEKSTQETSLDRQEQELTQLAAMKGFEVVTIEKEQASGYDLEREGILVLLEQMRNKEIEGLLIQDETRLGRGNAKIALMHCIYKEGIKLYTVTHNGELEVSETDAMLLQIISIVEEYQRKLQNSKIRRGMKRAIENGYNPAKNLSNQHVGGGRERSEVPIQEIIALRIKGLTFAEITENLNRRGYEVSKATVHRRYAEHAEKQKHV